The Phyllopteryx taeniolatus isolate TA_2022b chromosome 19, UOR_Ptae_1.2, whole genome shotgun sequence genome includes the window ACGAGGTTGCTAGCGGTGGCGCATGTggagcaaacaacaacaacaacaacaacaacaacgacgacgacgacaacaagcgTATGTGAGCGGCATACTCACCCACGTCGGCGTTGCAGAATGCCTGTTGCGGGTGCACCGGGGCGCAGCTGCACGCCTCGGCCAGCTCCTCCGCTCGCCAGACGAGCAGCAGTGCCAGCGTGCACACGACTCCATTCACGCTCAGCGGCATTGTTGACGCAGACCCGCTAGGGGTtttgaattttatattttttattttttccagtgTTGGCGGTGCAATTTTCAACGTGAAGCGAATCTCGTTCTTTTCCTGTGTATAGAtatatcttattattattttttatttatttatttttttttttaccggagTGAGTCAAGACGTCAACGACACGGCGGGCGGTTGGCGTACGTCACAAAAGTGAAGTCGGGTTTCGTCTCGCATTCGAGGTCCGTTCGGCTTCCAAGTGACGCTCAAGGGCTCTTGTTGTCGTCGGGTGCTCGGCTATTTTATAGTGATTTATCCCTGGCCACGCCCCCTCACGGGTACGGCAAGCGGGAAGGTCCCGAATGCTCCTAATCGCGTCAAATGCAGCCATATGCAACTGGAAtctatgtatccatccatttcctgtcgCTGGGGTTCCCAAAGTTTTTGGGTCCACGCAGAGCGGGCTCGTCCGGGCTCGTTAGGCTATTTAGGCAAATGCTAAGGACGCCGTAGCCGCCAGGGTGCGCCGAAAaataagggaaaaaaagtcacattcaaTACAATTACAGCACATCAAAACTAATTACTATTAACTCTTAAAACGGAACAGCTAACACAGATTCAAATGTAAAGCAATGCCCAATTAATATTACTTGAATGATGTAGTAGTAGTAATGATGCTTTGTTGTATTTACATCTGGCCAGCAGGAGTTTTTCCTGCTTTTAACAGTTTCACCCTTTtatatatatgatttttttcaacCCGTTCAACATgtctaaagcagtggttctcaaagtgtggtatgagtgCCGTTAGTGGTACACAGGATTCCTCTAGGAcgagtggtatgtgaaagaatcattgAATTGCCTGTTCAAACTGTGCTTACTTTTCAAATCAGTACAGCACACTTctaaagtacagttcagttgtattttacttttaagttcaagagatttgcattcaatgttttagaactgtttgttttaaaacatttattcaggtaaaatgtttaacttttttgtgcaatacattttgattgCGTCATTAAGTGcaggtttttattttcctaatttTAAGCACAgtggtaatgttcaaactttccatgttgcagtggcttacaatagtatccaatatacattttaggaataaaacttcGATGTTGGGTTTTATAAATACTTACGcttactacactactgtattttaaagttgGTAATGATAGCAGTACGAGGGaagccaattatttttttaggaggTACTTGGTGtataaagtttgagaaccactagtTTAAAGTATGTTAATTGTTCTAAACTTTATATCGATGTTAAAgtgcacattattattattaatagtccATAACTGAGCATTGCCACATGCCATATTAAACTGTAGTTTACTGCTTTGTTGCATCTGCTActcaatattttattgtaatgacaGCAAAGTTGTATCTAATCTGATATGCATAACATTGCAGAGTATATGGTACATGCACTGTAGACATGTATCAATGaggtttttgattttattttaaattgtaatgggtaatttgtttaacattttaattgatattttaaACCGGGTCACACGTTATCTTATAAATTAAACATGATGAAAAACAACGGTATTCAATTTCTTCCGTAAGCGTATGTAAATCGCTGAGGAAGGTAGACACCATCTAAACTCTTAGCAGGGACCTCCACATATTCCTCATGCCAATTAAATAGAACAACCACAAGTGAccctaaatgttttgtttggaattattttttgaacatttcatcCAAAGCATTCTGAAACTGTTTAACAGAAACAAATTGAACCAAATTAAACTGAATTAAATTCCATCATCATGAACTGACATGCACTGCTGCTTACGCTAACATAgctatatacacacaaacatataaattatatatatacacacacacacacacacacacagtggatctataaagtctacacacccctaatTCAAATGACAGGTTTCTGTGGTATAAAAAATGAAACcatgataaatcatttcaaaactttgccCACTTATTAATGTCTTGTATACAAGTATTTGCGTGTCTGGAGTACTTGCCCgctcatcaagtgtgaaattaaacaaccaagtaaacctTTAATTAGCCCcctatttgtgaaaatgtctgCGAGTGAGTCATTTTGCACTTCCGCCCCACTATTATCTAAACAGTGAATTTGCTTGAGCCATTTGGGAAGTTGGTAAACTACAGTTAACTCAAAAAATAATATGCATGGTAATGGCTTTCAAACATCATAGGTCTTTCACTCCAACGTATACTCAGGATTGTATCATCTTTATTACAGTTTCAGTTGAATCATGCGTCAGTTGTGTCCTCCATTTTGCACACCTTTATCACACCACTCCCATATTTTTTAAACGAGCAGTGACATTAGTCCAGCTTTAACCGTGCATAgaagtttgtttgtgttttgaaaaCATCCAGGGAGCCTTGCTGCTGTAGAGATGTTGTCCAAGGCACGTAgatgtttaacaaaaaaaaaacccaaaaagtaCCAGAACCTGTTTTGTTCAGCTCCTAGCTAGGAGAGTCATAAAAAGAAAGTACCTGAGAAGAGATTTGTAATGAGAGAGAAATCATCACAGCAGAATTAAAAAGCATTCATCAGAACATCCCGACGTAGCCAGTAAAGTTCTACATAATAAGCACCTCTTTAGAAACGGGAGTAATcatatgagggaaaaaaaggagtatGAGAGTATGCACTGAGTCCTGTGGGTGGAGTTCTCAGAGGCCTTTGTTGAAGTAGACGCGCTGCACAGCATCGCCGTACTTCGATGTGATAGAGTCGCGGAGTTCGGGCTCCAGCTTTAATACGGCAATGGAGCTGCGACACAAAGACGAAGAGGAGGAACGTGGTCAGAGCTCAGCACCAAATCAAAGTAAACCAACATTGTGGATATGAgttattgaaatatttatacAGTTATTTCCAAATTAAAAATGCCCTCAGCTAATTTTCTTAagataaatattttgaaaaaaacggGAACATTATAATAAGATTGTTTTTCATTATGTATTTTACAGTCCATTGAGGCTGCATACTAGTTGGGCCCaaattacttttaattatttgatgacattaaaatatattttaaaaagtaaactaTTCACAGtctaaaattttaatatttaaaaaatggaaagcaagagattttacagACTGTTGGGCTCGGATTACttgctttataaaaaaaaaaaaaaaaaaaaaaaaatttaaattatgtttaaaaagatAAAGATATATTTTGAACAAAGGGAAAATAATCATTTAGATTGTTTTTTGCAACCTGTTGAGACAGCAAACAAGTTGTTGCATTACTTACTTTTTTAGTGATAAAAAGTTAATATAATTTATGtctatttgaagaaaaaatactgatgtacataaataaaatataaatacataagaaaatggaaatacagtaaataaaattaatctttgtattttattccaGCAAATGAGTGGGGCCTGAATAATTTGCGCCCTCTGTTGGCTGCTGCCAAGTACTAACTGCCTTTCTTCACAAAGTCATAGAACACtaaattaatgagaaaaataaagacgtacaaatatttttataacaaATTTTAAACAATTATATGTATTACGGCTCATACCTCACTcccactacttttatttaggtgTCTTTAGCTGATTACTGCATTATTTATAACATTTATTCTCCTACTCATCACTTGTTTTCCCCTCAATCACAGGAAGTAACGCAGTTGTTTTAATTACAAAAGTACATGCATTTGTTTCACGGTCAAACAATAACTATTTCTGGAATCACAACAACAGACAAGTAGACAAAACGAGACTCACCATCGCTGTGGGAACAGGGAGCATGCTGCCGGTACCATGAAGGTCAAACTGTTAAAAGCCaaccacaacaaaataaaagttgatCCCACCTTTAGACTGTACCACATTCAAAAGTCCTTCCATCCTCCTCCATCCAGATGTACTTACAAGACGCCCACCATCATTACTTGAATGGGGCCGTGGAGGTACGTGATTCTCtgcaaagaagaaaataagtCTTTATGGGATCTCTCAGCAAAggtgggaaggaaaaaaaaaagagcaacgaACCTgcatgaatttgtatttttccagCCGCTGCATAATGATGGGGAGGATGACTGCGGAAGAGAGTGCGAGCAGGTGAGGGGGAGGGAGGCGGCAAAATAGAGAGCAGATTTTAAAAcggggttgttgttttttttctctacgtACTCATTCCCGGTGCAGCCATGGTGATCCTGGAGATGATCACCTGCGTGATGCCTTTCACCGCCGCTTTCTGCACGGGGAGAATTTAACAAGATTTTGAGAAAATTGAGGAGCTTGAAGACATGTTTTTGTTGGAACTTTTATCAAACTTTCTCACCTGTGAGTGGCCCAGCTTGTTGCCGTTTTCATCGGTGACAGCAATGCCATTCAAGATTTCCCTGAAGAAACATTTCAggcacatttttattgaaagaaaagtggatataatggaaaatgtactttttaattgcttctgTATACACTAGATTGCTTGCCTATCCATCAAGTTTTAAATTGAACAACCAAGTACATTTTATGTTTGATGATTTTATATCCACACATGcagtggacataaaaagtctatacacccctgttcaaatgtttttgtggtataaaaaatGAGCGAgtaaaatcatttcaattttttttccaccattaatgtgaccgatAACCCTTACAACtcaatttgattaaaaaaaaacttgaaatatttttgagaggggaagtcaaaataaataactgagataaaatgcttgcacaagtgtgcacacactcttataactggcacgtggctatgttcagaattaaccagtcacattcaaattcaggttaaatgggagtcagcacacacctgctaaAGTGCTCAAgattaactccaaataaagtCCAGGTGTTCTACTAggtttttcttgactttttcttttttttttctagcagaaACTGAAAGGTTTTGTGATAACACTGTTATTTTGAACTTGTCATACAGTAATTCCATCCACCTTGCCTAGGCCCCTGTTCCAGCTGGGGAGACgggaaaccccccccccaaaaaaacagccccaagcatgatgctgccaccaccatgcttcactgtaggtacgGCGTTCTtatggtgatgagcagtgttgtgtttgcaccaaataaCCTTTTAGAATTAGGGCCacaaagttcaaccttggttgtATCGGcctataacacattttcccacgtcCTTTGCAGATCTTGTTTGGGTCcgagtatgtatgtatgtatgatagACGTAAGCTAGTGGAATATGTTAAAGTGATTTTAAAAGTCCTCAACGTGTGCATGATAGACTCACTGTTGCCTCATCATGGGAATGTTGACACAGTTGGCCGCCGCCACAGCCGCGAAAGGGACCCATCGTGCTACCAGTGGGGGTGCTTTCTGTGAGAGCAGGGGGCAAGTAGAGTGTGATGTGGAGCCATGGGGAGAGACCCCACACACAAGCGCACTTAACGTACAGTAAATCCTCATTTATCGCGGGGGTTGCGTTCCAGAAAGCCCCTGCAATAAACGAAATCCGTGAAGTAGCAATCAATCAATTATGAACAAATTTAAAGTTCCCATTCATTCTCAACACCATTTATCCTGGTTCAGGATCGCGgggtgctggggcctatcccagctgacctcagGCAAAAGGcggattacaccctgaactggtcgccagtcagtcacagggcacatatagacgcggacacccactcgcactcacattcaaatcgtcactgagtgggaactgaacccacgctgcctgcactgaagtcaggcgaatgcaccactacaccatcagtgactaattTATGAATTTCATACGTGCAATTCAATACCAATGTGATACTGTAGAGATGTGCAGGTGCTTTATTTGTtcacttgaggtcaccatccacacactctACACAAGCAAATGCCTATTGAAGGCAAGTGTGCTACGCTTGaatgacaaaacaacaatagcCCATGCGGACATAGTGTGAACAGGCGATTTCTTGCCTTAAGCATTGACACCATTCCTCACAATGAGGATCCTGGTAATGAAGTCCGCGAAAAGCATTACTGGAAACGAGAATTCAGTGTAGTGATGTTTTTAACttcagtactgtagttgtagaaaatcaagctggACGTTGCTCTTTACTAAGGCTAAGGTCGGTATTTGTGAATCTAGTTCATAAAAATCTGACTTTGGCTTGTAGTGGCTTTTCGGTCATGTTTTTTGTATCCTCAAGAAACTTGGTAACTCaccaaatgtatgagttgaGATTACTCAGCAAGGTTTCCTTTTCTGTCAATGATAACCCAATTGATcttatgtgagtcattgctgccacattaaaatTATATAGCCAATAAAGCTAACTGTATCAGAGATGCGCAGGTGTGTAATTGCACTAAACTGACCTATAAAAATCTGCGTTGCACTGTATCCGCAATaaatgaaccgcgatatagtgaGGGAATACTTTACTTCAGTCTCAGTGGCAACCATACCTTCGTGTAGAGGTTGAGTCCCACCGCTGTAGCTAAGGCCGTGCTGGTGGCCGTCACGTAGGCGACGCCGATCTGCCTGAGGCGCACAATGATGATGTCACTTGAAGCCCGCAATGAAGATGGATGTAAGAGAGGCCTGAGCGCTTACTTGGGGGTGATTGGTGAGGCGGCGTTGCGGTTAGTGTAGTTGACCAGCGCGTTGAAGGACTGATTGACCCACTGCCAGAACACTACCGCAGGCACTGTCCTGGAAATACACAGCCAACACCACACATTGTACTTTTTGACTACTACTATTAATATCCATACCCAAAAATGTGTTATGTGCTTTTccataagaaaaatagcactctaagtaataaaagtataataaaagaaaatgtaatgaaacagGTTTTATAGTTATAAAATTTCGATTGCCAATGAAAGGAGAgcgaatatattttaattaaaatgtaatattttattaagTTATTTATACttgtattattactattttaattattatcttgtatgttttatgtacagCATTTTGTTACATCCTTTAGTCTCAGTCATGATAACTGTCACATTGCACAAAGTAAACAAAgggtaataaaaaataaataaataaataaaataaaaagtccatGGTACGTTCGGTCACGTGTACACACAATGTCAGTGTCATATGATTAATGTGATGCCCCTGGAAATAAACATAAACATTAGAAATAGTCCACTGAACAAAAAGGAAAGAACAGTGGACACACTTGAGAACATGTGAACGTGTTCTCCAATTAATGTGGTCACTCCTCTCACCGATTAGTAATAAAAAGATACTATTttgcacaacaaaaaaatggcttgaaattgcttaaaataaaaaaaaaataaaaaagtccacGAAGCGCTCTGTCACATTGGTGCAAATAATGTACATGTCATGATTAATGCTGTGGCTCCTCTTTCCAATTAGTCATCATAACCGTCACCATGCACAATAGAAACAAAAGTAACGAAAAAGAATCTACagtaaatgtgtaaatgtgttttaatgtttaaacctGTCATGTTatattgctgtttttattttttttagtcttagtattttattatttgtaaagcgtctttgagtacACTTTAAAAGCAGTccataaaaaaattatgtattcttgttattattacatatataaaaaaaataataataatttttttaaagtccacgGCAAGCTTGGTCACATTCATACACAAAGTGTATAGTGTATGTCATGTGATTAATGTGATGCCTCCTTCTCCAGTAGTCAGTCATGATACCCCCCCCAACCCAAACtgcacaatacaaataaacaaaatgactaTAGCTCTGTATGCGAACACATCTTGGGTGAACTTTGCACTACTCTACCTGTAGAACTGCAGCATGCAGCCGGTGATGGCCATGCCGCCAGGGACCTGGAAGGACATGCGGCCGATGATGTTCATGCGGTCGCCCGTGTCGGGATGGAAGGCGGAGGCGTACAGTTTCTTGGCATAGTAGAGTTGCTCCTCGGTAGTGCCCGGTGGGACTGAGCCCGCTCTGGAACACAGAAGGTGTAAATGAATGCGTTGTCGCGTAGCCCACAAAGggaaaaatctgagattttattttaagagtaTATATTGCCACGCCCCACCTGCAGCTCTCCACCAAAGCTTTGGCCTCATCCAGGCGCGAGTCGGGCAGGAGCGCCGTCCGCCAGTCGGTGATGTTGAAGAAGTGTTTGAGCCGCCCCATGAAGGTGGTCTGGTCCCACCGCGGGGCGTCAATATCAAAGGTGGGGCTCAGCGCCATGGCAGAGGATTAACGAGTCAGGGGGGGGCGCTGACGTTTGTCCTCCGAAAAGGTTCGGATGAAGACCTGAGAAAGAGAgcacaattacatttttgccaCTAGGGGGCACGGAGTTGCTTTATTGGGATGAGTTTAAATTTAGTagtgattggacaaaaactaGGACACCTGGAAATGACCTTAAATGGCTgcctcaaagcaaaatggcagatttcTAGTGTGTAATGTATTAGAGTTGTTTTAGTACCTAATGAaccatgttgtttatttttgcatataATAATACTGCTAATAGACACACTTTGTCCAATCCACCCCATACACTTTTGCTACATCTCCACCAAAGGTTTGAGATACTCCCTTTTAGTTCTTGGTACTTAAAGTTCCAGGTTACAATTAAATATGTTCAGAAGGTTCCTGGTCCTGGTGCCAAAGTACTCGGCCACATAGCAGGGTCTTCATTTGGCCCCGATAATTACCCTGCGGCGTATTTTGACAATAGTTCCCACAGTCCAAACACTCAATTATCCTCCAAACGTTCCTTGTTCAGGGGAGTTCTGACAAAATATGGTCGGTGTGACTTGAGCGGCATTTTCTACTGAAgttacatgtattttattttggttcTAGATTCCAATCAGATACTGCATGTTCCGAAGGTTCCTGGACCAAAATCTTCTTTTGGCCCTGATAAATTATTCCTAAACTGAATTCAGATCATAGTCAATGACTTAAGTTATATTTCCATTGGAAGTTCTGCATacctttgtttctctgtgcttgagtagcaacgtgacaagatttccccaaaaatgacggtatgtcaaaacgCCAAGTCCACATGGAATCGCctcttcaacctgagtacaaggcaggaagaattttgaaaatgggaCGATGGGTTTCGGAGAAATTGAGCTTTTTGTGTTGGACAAAATGGCCTTTTGCGGAAATGTTGTTGTGTAACATTGCCTTGAGAAAATCTGGTTAAAAATGCCTTTCAATTAGAGTAAAACGGTATAACTTCATTattctcaacatatctcctcgACCCTTTCATTTTGTCTGCTACTTGGGGAACCCCATCTCCAATTGGCTGAGAAGTTTTagttggataaaaaaaatatccaccaataagcatGTACAGGCGCCGATATTCCGAGTGGTTCCCTAAGTCGACATGTCAAAATTACTAAGATTTCAAATGACGTCCCTTTCCCCAAAAACTCAAACAGAGCAAATTGAACATTATGTATGAGAACAGCAGCCTGGGCAGTAGAATAGTTAATGTACTTtagtaatcaattgttttt containing:
- the sfxn2 gene encoding sideroflexin-2, which encodes MALSPTFDIDAPRWDQTTFMGRLKHFFNITDWRTALLPDSRLDEAKALVESCRAGSVPPGTTEEQLYYAKKLYASAFHPDTGDRMNIIGRMSFQVPGGMAITGCMLQFYRTVPAVVFWQWVNQSFNALVNYTNRNAASPITPKQIGVAYVTATSTALATAVGLNLYTKKAPPLVARWVPFAAVAAANCVNIPMMRQQEILNGIAVTDENGNKLGHSQKAAVKGITQVIISRITMAAPGMIILPIIMQRLEKYKFMQRITYLHGPIQVMMVGVFLTFMVPAACSLFPQRCSIAVLKLEPELRDSITSKYGDAVQRVYFNKGL